From Nevskia ramosa DSM 11499, the proteins below share one genomic window:
- the ilvC gene encoding ketol-acid reductoisomerase, whose translation MSVFYDKDADLSIIQSRKVTILGYGSQGHAHALNLKDSGVDVTVGLRKSSKSWVKAANAGLKVLEVADAVKTADVVMILAPDQDQRLIYEQSVVNNLKEGGVLAFAHGFNIHFGLIQPRADLDVIMVAPKGPGHTVRSTYTQGGGVPSLIAIHQDASGSAKQIALSYASANGGGRAGIIETNFREETETDLFGEQAVLCGGASALVQAGFEVLVEAGYAPEMAYFECLHELKLIVDLMYEGGISTMRYSISNTAEYGDYVTGPRIITEETKKEMKRVLADIQTGKFARDFVLENQAGQPMMQARRRIAAEHQIETVGAGLRAMMPWISKNKLVDKTKN comes from the coding sequence ATTTCAGTTTTCTACGATAAAGACGCCGACCTTTCGATCATCCAGTCGCGCAAGGTCACGATCCTTGGCTATGGCTCGCAGGGCCACGCCCACGCGCTGAACCTCAAGGACTCCGGTGTCGACGTTACCGTCGGCCTGCGCAAGAGCTCGAAGAGCTGGGTCAAGGCCGCCAACGCCGGCCTCAAGGTGCTCGAAGTCGCCGACGCGGTGAAGACCGCCGACGTGGTCATGATCCTCGCCCCGGACCAGGACCAGCGCCTGATCTATGAGCAGAGCGTGGTCAACAATCTGAAGGAAGGCGGCGTGCTGGCCTTCGCCCACGGCTTCAACATCCATTTCGGCCTGATCCAGCCGCGCGCCGATCTCGACGTGATCATGGTCGCGCCGAAGGGCCCCGGCCACACCGTGCGCTCGACCTACACCCAGGGCGGCGGCGTGCCGAGCCTGATCGCGATCCACCAGGACGCCTCCGGTTCCGCCAAGCAGATCGCCCTGAGCTACGCCTCGGCGAATGGCGGCGGCCGCGCCGGCATCATCGAAACCAACTTCCGCGAAGAGACCGAAACCGATCTTTTCGGCGAACAGGCCGTGCTCTGCGGCGGCGCCTCGGCGCTGGTGCAGGCGGGTTTCGAAGTGCTGGTCGAAGCCGGCTACGCGCCGGAAATGGCTTACTTCGAGTGCCTGCACGAACTCAAGCTGATCGTCGACCTGATGTACGAAGGCGGCATCTCGACGATGCGCTACTCGATCTCGAACACCGCCGAATACGGCGACTACGTGACCGGCCCGCGCATCATCACCGAAGAAACCAAGAAGGAAATGAAGCGCGTCCTCGCCGACATCCAGACCGGCAAGTTCGCTCGTGACTTCGTCCTCGAGAACCAGGCTGGCCAGCCGATGATGCAGGCGCGTCGTCGCATTGCCGCCGAGCACCAGATCGAAACCGTCGGCGCCGGTCTGCGCGCGATGATGCCGTGGATCTCGAAGAACAAGCTGGTCGACAAGACGAAAAATTAA
- a CDS encoding FadR/GntR family transcriptional regulator — translation MSEPLLQRGDAVAEAIERAIVAREFEDRLPPERALAERYRVSRGTVREAIGKLVARGLLSRRQGAGTFINDDTDRRTAEIWSDMVDRHPRLQESLIEFRTMMECRTAELAATRHTAADRRRLQQVARDVDAAYGASDRRVQIEADVAYHRAIADAAHNPVFSYLMGSLLNLLHDHVQLSIAGMQPDTEPSRQLRAQHQALIDAILSRDSAAAGRAAGRHMDYVRVQLNDLRSVA, via the coding sequence ATGAGCGAACCCTTGTTGCAGCGTGGCGACGCCGTCGCGGAAGCGATCGAGCGGGCGATCGTGGCGCGCGAATTCGAAGACCGGCTGCCGCCCGAACGGGCACTGGCCGAGCGCTATCGGGTATCGCGCGGCACGGTGCGGGAAGCGATTGGCAAGCTGGTGGCGCGCGGTCTGCTGAGCCGCCGGCAAGGCGCCGGCACTTTCATCAACGACGACACCGATCGGCGCACCGCCGAGATCTGGTCCGACATGGTCGATCGCCATCCGCGGCTGCAGGAAAGCCTGATCGAGTTCCGCACGATGATGGAATGCCGCACCGCCGAACTGGCGGCGACGCGACACACCGCCGCGGATCGCCGGCGCTTGCAGCAGGTGGCGCGCGATGTCGATGCCGCTTACGGTGCCAGTGACCGGCGCGTGCAGATCGAGGCCGACGTGGCCTATCACCGGGCGATCGCCGATGCCGCCCACAACCCGGTGTTCTCCTACCTGATGGGCTCGCTGCTGAACCTGCTGCACGACCACGTCCAGCTCAGCATTGCCGGCATGCAGCCGGACACGGAACCGTCACGGCAACTGCGTGCGCAGCATCAGGCGCTGATCGACGCGATCCTGTCCCGCGACTCCGCAGCAGCCGGCCGTGCTGCCGGCCGGCACATGGATTACGTGCGAGTGCAGCTCAACGATCTACGCAGCGTGGCGTAA
- a CDS encoding (Fe-S)-binding protein: protein MSPIPASPRESVARDGKRNVYFFATCVIDMFAPEAGFDAIDVLERSGVDVHFPVRQTCCGQPAYTTGFPEEAAKVAAAQLDLFPEPWPIVVPSGSCGGMLKHHWPKLFANDPVKLSKAEAISARTIEFTDYLLNVADLKLDSASRRPLRVALHTACSARREMGTLECGRELLSRLPGVELVEHAHESECCGFGGTFSVKHPEISAAMTSDKLDAIRATDCDAMVSADCGCLLSLNLMLKKRRDLMRGQHIASLIRERLDGGEAR from the coding sequence ATGTCCCCAATACCCGCATCCCCACGAGAATCCGTAGCCCGCGACGGCAAACGGAACGTCTATTTCTTCGCCACCTGCGTCATCGACATGTTCGCGCCGGAAGCCGGTTTCGATGCCATCGACGTGCTCGAACGCAGTGGCGTCGACGTGCACTTTCCGGTCCGGCAGACCTGCTGCGGCCAGCCGGCCTACACCACCGGCTTCCCCGAGGAAGCGGCCAAGGTCGCCGCCGCGCAGCTCGATCTGTTTCCGGAGCCCTGGCCGATCGTCGTGCCCTCCGGTTCCTGCGGCGGCATGCTCAAGCATCACTGGCCGAAGTTGTTCGCGAATGATCCCGTGAAGCTGTCGAAAGCCGAAGCGATCTCGGCGCGGACTATCGAATTCACCGATTACCTGCTGAACGTCGCCGATCTGAAACTGGACAGCGCCAGCCGCCGGCCGCTGCGGGTGGCCTTGCACACGGCCTGCAGCGCGCGCCGCGAGATGGGTACGTTGGAATGCGGCCGCGAACTGCTGAGCCGCCTGCCCGGCGTGGAACTGGTGGAGCACGCCCATGAATCCGAGTGCTGCGGCTTCGGCGGCACCTTCTCGGTCAAGCATCCGGAAATCTCCGCCGCGATGACTTCCGACAAGCTCGACGCCATCCGCGCCACCGATTGCGACGCGATGGTCAGCGCCGACTGCGGCTGCCTGCTGAGCCTCAACCTGATGCTCAAGAAGCGCCGTGATCTGATGCGCGGCCAGCACATCGCCAGCCTGATCCGCGAACGCCTCGATGGCGGGGAAGCTCGGTGA
- a CDS encoding LutC/YkgG family protein — protein sequence MSASAESLRARSAIFERLRAATRDPQSAPLDVSAALLPLLADPSGETRTQRFIRHARSWRAEVIETTQAGWPEALQALLLARAPRQLFAGPGSEIADTLQACVPPQQLRWFDREISALKPELFTADAGITTTLGGIAASGSLLVMPSIAEPRTLSLVPPLHIALLRTSQLQDSLLSAMRHYGWASAMPSNLLTITGPSKTADIQRMLVYGAHGPRELVILLVQDGVRS from the coding sequence GTGAGCGCGTCCGCCGAGTCGCTGCGCGCGCGCAGCGCGATCTTCGAACGCCTGCGCGCCGCCACGCGCGATCCGCAGAGCGCGCCGCTGGATGTCTCTGCTGCGCTGTTGCCACTGCTTGCCGACCCGTCGGGAGAAACGCGCACCCAGCGCTTCATCCGTCACGCGCGAAGCTGGCGTGCCGAAGTCATCGAAACCACTCAGGCCGGATGGCCGGAAGCTCTGCAGGCGCTGCTGCTTGCGCGTGCGCCGCGCCAGTTGTTTGCCGGTCCGGGCAGCGAGATCGCCGACACGCTTCAAGCCTGCGTGCCGCCCCAGCAACTGCGCTGGTTCGATCGCGAGATTTCGGCACTCAAGCCTGAACTGTTCACAGCGGACGCCGGCATCACCACCACGCTTGGTGGCATTGCTGCCAGCGGCAGTCTGCTGGTGATGCCGAGCATTGCGGAGCCGCGCACGCTGTCGCTGGTGCCGCCACTGCACATCGCGCTGCTGCGGACGAGCCAGCTGCAGGATTCGCTGCTATCGGCGATGCGGCACTACGGCTGGGCGAGTGCGATGCCGAGCAATCTGCTGACCATCACCGGCCCGTCGAAGACCGCCGACATCCAGCGCATGCTGGTCTACGGCGCTCATGGGCCGCGCGAACTGGTGATCCTGCTGGTGCAGGACGGAGTCCGCTCATGA
- a CDS encoding LutB/LldF family L-lactate oxidation iron-sulfur protein, giving the protein MSGATAIKLADFQANARAALKDPKLRDSFTGAMDFLIDRRAQQFPDLEAFERLRKVGEAVRQQALSKLPELLEQLENKLTSLGVQVHWAETAADANRIFLDLARRHDASLMVKGKSMVSEEIELNHEMAAQGIECVETDMGEYILQLDGDRPSHIIMPAIHKTKQDVAEIFHEHIKGAPLTDDVNELIAIGRRALRDKFSAARIGVSGVNFMVAETGSLVLVENEGNGRLCTSVPDVHIAITGIEKVIEKLEHVAPLFALLTRSATGQAITTYLNVITGPRRDGEKDGPREMHLILLDNGRTQAYREERFRATLQCIRCGACMNHCPVYTRVGGLSYGTTYPGPIGAIISPHLQNLKETRHLPTASSLCGACGEVCPVGIPIPDMLMRLREAGRHSAAQSATPPQQALRGQGEVRQLAEALAWKAWRLLYSHPALYRLLVWFAARLNWLTPPWQGGWTQARAPLKPASKSLRDLLAERRRQRK; this is encoded by the coding sequence ATGAGTGGCGCAACGGCCATCAAGCTGGCCGATTTCCAGGCCAATGCGCGCGCCGCGCTGAAGGACCCGAAGCTGCGCGACAGCTTCACTGGCGCCATGGATTTCCTGATCGATCGCCGAGCCCAGCAGTTCCCGGATCTCGAAGCCTTCGAACGCCTGCGCAAGGTCGGAGAAGCGGTGCGTCAGCAGGCGCTGTCGAAGCTGCCGGAGCTGCTGGAACAGCTTGAAAACAAGCTCACTTCGCTCGGCGTGCAGGTGCACTGGGCCGAAACGGCGGCCGATGCCAATCGCATCTTCCTCGACCTCGCGCGGCGCCATGACGCCAGCCTGATGGTCAAGGGCAAGTCGATGGTCAGCGAAGAGATCGAGCTGAACCACGAGATGGCCGCGCAGGGCATCGAGTGTGTCGAGACCGACATGGGCGAGTACATCCTGCAACTCGATGGCGATCGCCCCAGCCACATCATCATGCCGGCCATCCACAAGACCAAGCAGGATGTCGCCGAGATCTTCCACGAGCACATCAAGGGTGCGCCGCTCACCGACGACGTCAACGAACTGATCGCCATCGGCCGCCGCGCGCTGCGCGACAAGTTCTCGGCGGCGCGCATCGGTGTTTCCGGCGTCAACTTCATGGTCGCCGAGACCGGCTCGCTGGTGCTGGTCGAGAACGAGGGCAATGGTCGGCTCTGCACCTCGGTGCCGGACGTACACATTGCCATCACCGGCATCGAGAAGGTCATCGAGAAGCTGGAGCACGTCGCGCCGCTGTTCGCGCTGCTGACCCGCTCCGCCACCGGCCAGGCGATCACCACCTATCTCAATGTGATCACTGGGCCGCGTCGCGATGGTGAAAAGGACGGGCCGCGCGAGATGCACCTGATCCTGCTCGACAACGGCCGCACCCAGGCTTATCGCGAGGAGCGCTTCCGGGCGACCTTGCAGTGCATTCGTTGCGGCGCCTGCATGAATCATTGCCCGGTCTACACGCGGGTCGGCGGGCTCAGCTACGGCACGACTTATCCGGGGCCGATCGGCGCCATCATTTCGCCGCACCTGCAGAACCTGAAAGAGACCCGGCATCTGCCGACTGCCTCCAGCCTTTGCGGTGCCTGCGGCGAGGTCTGCCCGGTGGGCATCCCGATCCCGGACATGCTGATGCGCCTGCGCGAAGCCGGCCGCCACAGCGCTGCGCAGTCCGCCACGCCACCGCAGCAGGCGCTGCGCGGGCAGGGCGAAGTGCGACAACTGGCCGAAGCGCTGGCCTGGAAAGCCTGGCGCCTGCTCTACAGCCATCCCGCGCTCTATCGGCTGCTGGTCTGGTTCGCCGCCCGCCTGAACTGGCTGACGCCGCCCTGGCAAGGCGGATGGACGCAGGCGAGGGCGCCATTGAAGCCGGCCTCGAAATCCTTGCGTGATCTGCTGGCGGAGCGAAGACGGCAACGGAAGTAG
- a CDS encoding sigma-54-dependent Fis family transcriptional regulator codes for MNTSQSHINTVMNIVGRHAAVPALADDNPIHRSWLRCYNDYGLNPSSRHRMQVESSGKLRERREQHARYLRTARAGMEQLYAQVADLDYVLMLADADGIALDFLGAQATDSPFRAGLVAGANWHEQTAGTNGIGTCLAERRTLTCHSSDHYYAGNLDLSCAATPLYDPEGELMGVLDLSTVTTTQSRGNQQLISRLTALYGRMIEDANFIRHFGNRWILKMSRNPALVDVNAEAMLAFDADGVIVGANSGARSQLQLTVEGVVRGSLIGHSLAAVFRNRAGDIWRLARGTEADDCGLLETWTDQAYYGTVRGPRRGTASTSSSNAPAVPGNVAELEALADNDPQMNQLISQAKRLASRPFNVLIQGETGTGKEVLAKALHQASPRAARAFVAINCAALPESLIESELFGYQPGTFTGARSRGMVGLIQRADGGTLFLDEIGDMPLALQTRLLRVLSEGEVLPLGADKPIPLSLTVIAASHRKLREQIAAGQFREDLYYRLSGATLHLPPLRERQDRAYLIRRILRDEAGALGTSDWIAPQALELLLHYRWPGNIRELRNVLRYALSMAETRGIEIGDLPAEVRDEAVSAALTVDASPAAATATAVPDGDECEANGGEDQHLLSTLRSHHWVISEVARDLNLCRATIYRRMKRYGIVVPTQFC; via the coding sequence ATGAACACATCGCAAAGCCACATCAACACGGTGATGAACATCGTCGGCCGGCACGCCGCCGTTCCAGCACTCGCCGATGACAATCCGATCCACCGATCCTGGCTCCGCTGCTACAACGACTACGGCCTGAATCCTTCGAGCCGTCATCGCATGCAGGTGGAGTCCTCCGGCAAGCTGCGCGAGCGTCGAGAGCAGCACGCGCGCTATCTGCGCACGGCGCGGGCCGGCATGGAGCAGCTCTATGCCCAGGTCGCCGATCTCGACTACGTGCTGATGCTGGCCGATGCCGACGGCATCGCGCTCGATTTCCTCGGTGCCCAGGCTACCGATTCGCCGTTCCGCGCCGGCCTCGTCGCCGGTGCCAACTGGCACGAGCAAACCGCCGGCACCAACGGCATCGGCACCTGTCTCGCCGAGCGCCGCACCTTGACCTGCCACAGCAGCGATCACTACTACGCCGGCAATCTCGATCTCAGCTGTGCGGCCACGCCGCTCTACGATCCGGAAGGCGAGCTGATGGGCGTGCTCGACCTGTCGACGGTCACCACCACGCAGTCGCGCGGCAATCAGCAGCTGATCAGCCGCCTCACCGCGCTCTATGGCCGGATGATCGAGGACGCCAACTTCATCCGCCATTTCGGCAATCGCTGGATCCTCAAGATGAGCCGCAATCCGGCGCTGGTCGACGTCAACGCCGAAGCCATGCTCGCCTTCGATGCCGATGGCGTGATCGTCGGCGCCAACAGCGGCGCCCGCAGCCAGTTGCAGCTGACGGTTGAAGGCGTGGTGCGCGGCAGCCTTATCGGCCACAGCCTCGCCGCGGTGTTCCGCAACCGCGCTGGCGACATCTGGCGGCTGGCGCGCGGCACCGAGGCCGACGACTGCGGCCTGCTCGAAACCTGGACCGACCAGGCCTACTACGGAACGGTGCGCGGGCCGCGACGCGGCACCGCGTCCACCTCCAGCAGCAACGCTCCGGCCGTGCCCGGCAACGTCGCCGAACTGGAAGCGCTGGCCGACAACGATCCGCAGATGAACCAGCTGATCAGCCAGGCCAAGCGTCTCGCCAGCCGGCCGTTCAACGTCCTTATCCAGGGCGAAACCGGCACCGGCAAGGAAGTGCTCGCCAAGGCCCTGCATCAGGCCAGCCCGCGCGCTGCCAGGGCTTTCGTCGCGATCAACTGCGCAGCGCTGCCGGAATCGCTGATCGAGAGCGAACTGTTCGGCTACCAGCCCGGCACCTTCACCGGCGCGCGCAGCCGCGGCATGGTCGGCCTGATCCAGCGCGCCGATGGCGGCACCCTGTTCCTCGACGAAATCGGCGACATGCCGCTGGCGCTGCAGACGCGCCTGCTGCGCGTGCTGTCGGAAGGCGAGGTGCTGCCGCTGGGCGCCGACAAGCCGATCCCGCTCAGCCTCACCGTGATCGCCGCCTCGCACCGCAAACTGCGCGAACAGATCGCCGCCGGCCAGTTCCGCGAAGACCTCTACTACCGCCTCTCAGGTGCCACGCTGCACTTGCCACCGCTGCGCGAACGCCAGGACCGCGCCTACCTGATCCGCCGCATCCTGCGTGACGAGGCCGGCGCACTCGGCACCTCCGATTGGATCGCCCCGCAAGCGCTGGAACTGCTGCTGCACTACCGCTGGCCCGGCAACATCCGCGAACTGCGCAACGTGCTGCGCTATGCGCTGTCGATGGCCGAGACACGCGGCATCGAGATCGGCGATCTTCCCGCCGAAGTCCGTGACGAGGCCGTCAGCGCCGCGTTGACCGTCGATGCATCGCCCGCAGCCGCGACAGCGACGGCGGTTCCCGATGGAGACGAATGTGAAGCCAACGGCGGCGAGGACCAGCATCTACTCAGCACCTTGCGCAGCCATCACTGGGTGATCAGCGAAGTCGCACGCGATCTGAACCTGTGCCGGGCGACGATCTATCGGCGGATGAAGCGCTATGGGATTGTGGTGCCTACGCAGTTTTGTTGA
- a CDS encoding AraC family transcriptional regulator, protein MAGPLIRSVILSGAAEKIRQYGRKPGAIARKTGIPMDALSDPDLLVSGRAVMAFFELVATACRRRTFGLEMSVGAHLGAVIGPLWLLLRNALTVEQMCIDLAKHFDLYSSAAVMTYRPTKSGGFLHWSAAIGAGESEVQMSEFAVATILGEIRMHGPPGWTPPGVHFRHDAPADLQLHRRIFGPHLHFNGEHNAIELDTAILRRPHSAAEPHVRSLVQKVLRDDEGSSAAPIELQVEGLIRALLPYGSCSADDVSQALGISTRTLQLHLNQAGQSFRSIKDSVRADLAQKYLKHSGLNATQVAARLGYGDPTSLSRSFRRWHGTSVRSQQRTLKANAKILPQPA, encoded by the coding sequence ATGGCCGGACCGTTGATACGCAGCGTCATCCTGAGCGGTGCCGCCGAGAAGATCCGCCAGTACGGACGCAAACCCGGCGCGATCGCCCGCAAGACGGGCATTCCGATGGACGCCCTGTCGGATCCGGACCTGCTGGTAAGTGGCCGCGCCGTGATGGCGTTCTTCGAACTGGTGGCCACCGCGTGCCGGCGCCGAACCTTCGGCCTGGAGATGTCGGTGGGCGCCCATCTGGGTGCGGTGATCGGGCCGCTGTGGCTGCTATTGCGCAATGCCTTGACGGTCGAGCAGATGTGCATCGACCTGGCGAAGCACTTCGACCTTTACAGCAGCGCCGCGGTGATGACCTATCGGCCGACAAAATCGGGCGGCTTCCTCCACTGGTCAGCCGCCATCGGGGCCGGCGAGAGCGAAGTGCAGATGTCGGAGTTCGCGGTCGCCACGATACTCGGCGAAATCCGCATGCACGGCCCCCCAGGGTGGACGCCGCCAGGCGTGCATTTCCGGCACGACGCGCCTGCGGATCTGCAACTGCACCGGCGGATATTCGGGCCCCATCTGCACTTCAACGGCGAACACAACGCCATCGAACTAGACACCGCGATCCTGCGCCGCCCCCATTCGGCTGCGGAGCCGCATGTGCGATCCCTCGTGCAGAAGGTGCTGCGCGACGACGAAGGATCCTCGGCGGCGCCGATCGAGCTTCAGGTGGAGGGTTTGATCCGCGCGCTGCTGCCTTACGGATCATGCTCCGCAGACGACGTGAGTCAGGCCCTGGGGATTTCGACACGCACCCTGCAATTGCACCTGAACCAGGCGGGACAAAGCTTCCGCTCGATCAAGGACTCCGTCCGCGCCGATCTCGCCCAGAAGTACCTCAAGCATTCCGGTCTGAACGCCACACAGGTGGCAGCGCGACTCGGATACGGCGACCCGACCTCGCTGAGCCGTTCCTTCCGCCGCTGGCATGGCACTTCCGTGCGCAGCCAGCAACGTACTTTGAAAGCGAACGCGAAGATTCTTCCGCAACCTGCCTAG
- a CDS encoding flavin-containing monooxygenase, whose product MNQQFDVVVIGAGFAGLYATHRLRDDLGLNVLGLDAAGGVGGTWYWNRYPGARCDIESVHYSYSFSDELQREWQWSERYAGQPEILRYLEFVADKFDLRRSFRFGQRVTSMVWSEADARWTLSTDTGETIVARFVVAGSGNVTVPKSQAEFPGFERYKGPVYFTGSWPHEGVDFTGKRVAVIGTGSSGIQLIPQIAKQAAQVTVFQRTPNYAVAMQNKKLTPEQQQWNAQNAQQLRDKSRLRFLGVPYQNPEPSALEVSPETRRARYDELWERGGFNLLVSSYGDLLTDERANATVAEYVRGKIREKVNNPSVAEILCPTDHPYATKRPTVEEGYYEAFNRENVSLIDLRATPLEEVTEKGIRIGGKEHEFDAIALATGFDAVTGALLALNIVGRDGLRLQDRWAHGPRTYLGIASAGFPNLFTITGPTSAVILYNNPLAIEDHVNFAVDAIRHVLDKGAKTFEADEAAELAWFKMVSDTLNMTLFPRANSWYMGANIPGKPRSVFMFAGSAPLYREMCRDVVDHGYAGFSIDGAPADRVPPMVRIDAGAALVVGAMLMEEAKPLEECSVDEARSVVESFIALQKPVPASVERIETTYPGPADSRPVYIYRPRNAKGPLPVIVYLHGGGFIAGSIDMCAGVCGCMADDLQAIVVAPSYRLAPEAPFPAATDDSFAALKWTAANIARHGGDPKRLVVMGESAGGSLAAVAAQRARDEGGPVLSGQVLLYPTMDAEANTRSRVEYANGPVLKTIAALGMWGAYLGDMAMAASPLASPGRAKSLAGLAPALILSAECDPTCDEGEDYGRALQAAGVPVRIHRLEGLVHAVFYMSRYVPRAAEITQQIAAFLASLQVKSEVKGKAPEAETLV is encoded by the coding sequence ATGAACCAGCAGTTCGACGTCGTCGTCATCGGAGCCGGCTTCGCCGGTCTGTACGCCACCCACCGACTGCGTGACGATCTTGGACTCAATGTCCTTGGCCTCGACGCCGCTGGCGGCGTGGGTGGCACCTGGTACTGGAACCGTTACCCCGGTGCGCGTTGCGACATCGAATCGGTCCATTACTCGTACTCGTTCTCCGACGAGCTCCAGCGCGAATGGCAATGGTCCGAGCGCTACGCCGGCCAGCCGGAGATCCTGCGCTACCTCGAATTCGTGGCGGACAAGTTCGATCTGCGCCGCTCCTTCCGGTTCGGACAGCGCGTCACCTCGATGGTCTGGAGCGAGGCCGATGCGCGCTGGACGCTGAGCACGGACACCGGAGAAACCATCGTCGCGCGCTTCGTCGTCGCCGGCAGCGGCAACGTGACGGTGCCCAAGTCGCAGGCCGAATTTCCCGGCTTCGAGCGCTACAAGGGGCCGGTGTACTTCACCGGCAGCTGGCCGCACGAAGGTGTCGACTTCACCGGCAAACGCGTCGCCGTGATCGGCACCGGATCTAGCGGCATCCAGCTGATTCCGCAGATTGCGAAACAGGCCGCGCAGGTGACTGTTTTCCAGCGCACGCCGAACTACGCGGTGGCGATGCAGAACAAGAAGCTCACTCCCGAGCAGCAGCAGTGGAATGCACAGAACGCACAGCAGTTGCGCGACAAGTCGCGGCTGCGTTTCCTCGGGGTGCCCTACCAGAACCCCGAACCCAGTGCGCTGGAGGTCAGCCCGGAAACGCGGCGCGCGCGCTACGACGAGCTGTGGGAAAGGGGCGGCTTCAACCTGCTGGTATCGAGCTACGGCGACCTGCTGACGGACGAGCGCGCCAACGCCACCGTGGCGGAGTACGTGCGCGGGAAGATCCGCGAGAAGGTCAATAACCCTTCGGTGGCCGAGATCCTGTGTCCCACGGATCATCCGTATGCGACCAAGCGGCCGACCGTCGAAGAGGGCTACTACGAAGCCTTCAATCGCGAAAACGTCAGCCTGATCGACCTGCGCGCCACGCCGCTCGAGGAAGTGACCGAGAAAGGAATTCGCATCGGCGGCAAGGAGCATGAGTTCGATGCGATCGCGCTGGCCACAGGCTTCGACGCGGTGACCGGCGCGCTGCTCGCGCTCAACATCGTGGGCCGCGACGGACTGCGTCTGCAGGATCGCTGGGCGCATGGTCCGCGGACCTACCTCGGCATCGCGAGCGCCGGGTTCCCCAACCTGTTCACCATCACCGGTCCGACTAGCGCCGTCATCCTCTACAACAACCCGCTGGCGATCGAGGATCACGTCAACTTCGCGGTCGACGCGATTCGGCATGTGCTCGACAAGGGCGCGAAGACCTTCGAAGCGGACGAGGCGGCGGAACTGGCCTGGTTCAAGATGGTCAGCGACACGCTCAACATGACGCTCTTCCCGCGCGCCAACTCCTGGTACATGGGCGCCAACATTCCCGGCAAGCCGCGCAGCGTGTTCATGTTCGCCGGCTCGGCGCCGCTGTACCGCGAAATGTGCAGGGATGTGGTGGACCACGGCTATGCGGGCTTCAGCATCGACGGCGCACCGGCAGACCGCGTGCCGCCGATGGTCCGCATCGACGCCGGTGCAGCACTCGTGGTGGGCGCCATGCTGATGGAGGAAGCCAAGCCGCTCGAGGAATGCTCGGTCGACGAAGCACGCAGCGTGGTCGAGAGCTTCATCGCTCTGCAGAAGCCGGTGCCGGCGTCCGTCGAACGGATCGAGACCACCTATCCCGGTCCTGCGGACTCACGGCCGGTCTACATCTATCGGCCCAGGAACGCGAAAGGACCGCTGCCGGTGATCGTCTATCTGCACGGCGGCGGATTCATCGCCGGCAGCATCGACATGTGCGCTGGCGTCTGCGGTTGCATGGCTGACGATCTGCAGGCGATCGTGGTCGCGCCGAGTTACCGGCTGGCGCCGGAAGCGCCGTTCCCTGCGGCGACGGATGACAGCTTCGCGGCCCTGAAGTGGACGGCCGCCAACATCGCCAGGCACGGCGGCGATCCGAAGCGACTCGTCGTGATGGGCGAAAGCGCAGGCGGCTCGCTCGCTGCCGTCGCGGCCCAGCGGGCGCGCGATGAAGGTGGTCCTGTGCTGAGCGGCCAGGTGCTGCTCTATCCAACGATGGATGCTGAAGCGAACACGCGATCGAGAGTCGAGTACGCAAACGGACCGGTGCTGAAGACCATCGCTGCGCTGGGTATGTGGGGCGCCTACCTCGGCGACATGGCCATGGCCGCGTCGCCACTGGCTTCCCCGGGCCGCGCAAAGTCGCTGGCTGGTCTTGCGCCCGCGTTGATCCTGTCTGCGGAGTGCGATCCGACCTGCGACGAAGGCGAGGACTACGGCCGTGCGCTGCAGGCGGCTGGCGTGCCCGTGCGGATTCATCGCCTGGAGGGGCTCGTTCACGCCGTGTTCTACATGTCCCGCTATGTTCCGCGGGCGGCCGAGATCACCCAGCAGATCGCCGCGTTCCTGGCGTCACTGCAGGTGAAAAGCGAGGTGAAAGGCAAAGCGCCCGAAGCCGAGACGCTGGTCTGA
- a CDS encoding nuclear transport factor 2 family protein, whose translation MSNTSVEDELAITRTIQLVARAYDHKRHRELLPKAFEQNARQHYYLLGQFVEFSMPEGIDVAMSYHERCYATQHLVSPPVIEFESDGKLARTTSTVHAVHVQILKDGTRANWILGGYYHDLLARHPEGWCIRERTAIGSYEEGQFFEDAQVFPALADYTKPL comes from the coding sequence ATGTCGAACACCAGCGTTGAAGACGAACTGGCGATCACCCGCACGATCCAGTTGGTCGCGCGTGCCTACGATCACAAGCGGCATCGCGAATTGCTTCCCAAGGCATTCGAGCAGAACGCCCGGCAGCACTATTACCTGCTGGGCCAGTTCGTCGAGTTTTCGATGCCGGAGGGTATCGATGTCGCCATGTCGTACCACGAGCGCTGTTATGCGACGCAGCATCTGGTCTCGCCGCCGGTGATCGAATTCGAGAGCGATGGCAAGCTTGCGCGCACCACCAGCACCGTGCATGCCGTGCACGTGCAGATCCTGAAGGACGGAACGCGCGCCAACTGGATTCTGGGCGGCTACTACCACGACCTGCTCGCGCGTCATCCCGAGGGTTGGTGCATCCGCGAGCGGACGGCCATCGGCAGCTACGAGGAGGGCCAGTTCTTCGAAGACGCGCAGGTGTTTCCGGCGCTGGCCGATTACACCAAGCCGCTTTGA